In the Amblyraja radiata isolate CabotCenter1 chromosome 13, sAmbRad1.1.pri, whole genome shotgun sequence genome, one interval contains:
- the dusp28 gene encoding dual specificity phosphatase 28, translating into MFQLCKLTDSLFISNSRSACDDKLLSGEGVTFCINVSRQQPFPALRVGTLRVPVFDDPAENLFKYFDRCADAIEGVNREGGRTLVYCKNGRSRSASICTAYLMKYRCLSLREAFEHVKSIRPTVEPNEGFWVQLQRYEGDLQSRQIGTNSSTNG; encoded by the exons ATGTTCCAGCTGTGCAAGCTCACTGACTCATTGTTCATCAGTAATTCCCGGTCGGCCTGTGATGACAAACTCCTTTCGGGAGAGGGGGTGACGTTTTGCATCAACGTGTCGAGGCAGCAGCCCTTCCCGGCACTGAGGGTTGGCACCTTGCGAGTCCCCGTCTTCGACGACCCAGCCGAGAACCTCTTCAAGTACTTCGACAGGTGTGCCGATGCGATTGAAGGCGTCAACCGGGAAGGCGGCAGGACCCTCGTGTACTGCAAGAATGGCCGCAGCCGATCGGCCTCCATCTGCACCGCCTACCTCATGAAGTACAGGTGCCTCTCCCTCCGGGAAGCATTCGAG CACGTGAAGTCAATAAGGCCAACTGTGGAGCCCAATGAAGGTTTCTGGGTCCAACTTCAAAGGTATGAAGGTGATCTTCAGTCCAGACAGATTGGAACTAATTCTTCAACCAATGGATAA
- the LOC116979763 gene encoding claudin-15-like: MAAAFEVTGFLMGLAGWMLTGSTLANNYWKISTVYGSVITSSRLYENLWKSCAQDSTGVFNCRMFETMLGLPAYVQACRALMIIAVILGVISSVLTLFGLKCTSIGNMEEAVKGKIAMTGGIIFILAGLCGIVPVSWYAYNITMEFYNPVYGGTKYEMGSALYIGWAGAALLILGGSFLCCSCKRNKQTGGYKYASAQGGQRIYTKTESAQSKAYV; this comes from the exons ATGGCAGCAGCTTTTGAGGTTACTGGTTTCCTGATGGGGCTGGCAGGTTGGATGCTTACTGGGTCAACGTTGGCAAACAATTACTGGAAAATTTCTACTGTTTATGGGAGCGTAATCACAAGCTCCAGGTTGTATGAAAATCTGTGGAAAAGCTGTGCCCAGGACAGTACTGGAGTCTTCAACTGTCGGATGTTTGAGACCATGCTCGGTCTTCCAG CTTATGTCCAAGCATGCCGTGCACTGATGATCATTGCCGTAATTCTGGGAGTTATTTCCTCAGTGTTGACACTGTTTGGCCTGAAATGCACCAGTATTGGGAACATGGAGGAGGCAGTGAAAGGGAAGATTGCGATGACTGGTGGAATTATCTTCATCCTTGCAG GTTTATGTGGAATAGTGCCAGTTTCCTGGTACGCCTACAACATCACAATGGAGTTCTACAACCCTGTCTATGGTGGAACTAA GTATGAGATGGGGTCTGCGCTCTACATTGGATGGGCTGGGGCAGCTCTCCTTATCCTAGGAGGTTCATTCTTGTGTTGTTCCTGCAAAAGAAACAAACAAACTGG TGGCTACAAGTATGCCTCTGCTCAAGGTGGACAACGGATCTACACAAAGACAGAGTCAGCCCAGTCAAAAGCCTACGTCTAA